A stretch of Sulfurimonas autotrophica DSM 16294 DNA encodes these proteins:
- a CDS encoding uracil-DNA glycosylase: MVVLKSYQNLVLLQNLYRLKAMGFEYIEHFNVNDKTNYEKPNTLEALAQNIASCHLCDLSKSRTQSMSGYGSKDAKLVIIDYSVSQAQDSSNSYYAGRSGETLKNMIEKVLHLSIDDIYLTHAVKCKPLQSNKPSPSEYNSCKNYLFSQLDFIKPKVIVTLGEDAYTHITGDTNFENVRGHVIDYKEYKLIPIYHPQYLLRNPHLKKITLNDLKTIKSCLQD; encoded by the coding sequence GTGGTAGTATTGAAATCTTATCAAAATCTTGTTTTACTTCAAAACCTATACCGCTTAAAAGCAATGGGTTTTGAGTACATAGAACACTTTAATGTAAACGATAAAACAAACTATGAAAAACCAAATACACTTGAAGCATTAGCGCAAAATATAGCTTCATGTCACCTGTGTGATTTAAGCAAATCAAGAACACAAAGTATGAGCGGCTACGGTAGTAAAGATGCTAAGCTTGTCATTATAGACTATAGTGTATCCCAGGCACAAGACAGTTCAAACTCATACTATGCCGGGCGGTCTGGAGAAACATTAAAAAACATGATAGAAAAGGTTTTACATTTGAGCATAGATGACATTTACTTAACGCATGCAGTAAAATGTAAACCACTTCAATCAAACAAACCTTCTCCCTCAGAATATAATTCTTGTAAAAACTATCTGTTTTCCCAGTTAGATTTCATAAAACCCAAGGTCATAGTAACCCTGGGTGAAGATGCTTACACACACATCACCGGGGACACAAACTTTGAAAATGTCAGAGGCCATGTCATAGATTACAAAGAGTATAAACTTATTCCAATTTATCATCCTCAATACCTTTTAAGAAACCCTCATCTAAAAAAAATCACGCTAAATGATTTAAAAACTATAAAGAGCTGTTTGCAGGACTGA
- a CDS encoding hydrogenase/urease maturation nickel metallochaperone HypA — translation MKILLLVTAFNSLSQAVYTRLKDDGHKLNVVFGIHREQMIQEVLEFEPELILAPYLKAFIPEEIYKRYSTYIFHPGPIGDRGPNSLEYALKSHTKEWGVVLLRANALYDGGDIVAYSDFSVRETYKASLYRQEVVSASLKALEIFLSKPVQILQLLNPIHKKYTTVMRTINWQEDSTSIIIDKINLSDSFPGVLDELCGVRCYLYGVHKEDKLRGNLKEILAKRDGAVCIGTKDGAVWISHLKEPHRFKLPATYVLKEKIAGIKELRIPLIFDKSYNTFYEISVEQKGKVTYLNFNFHNGAMSSEQCMRLKYAFEYLKEESEVIVLCGGLDFFSNGIHLNILEDSKKQGEDGWSNINAMNDLIKSILEADEVATVASLAQNAGAGGVFLALACDYVVAKESVVLNPHYKTLGLSGSEYHTYTLPKRVGQEMAKQLLNDALPISVNYAKKIAMVDEVFSENSYYKNLHDFTASLYSEDFIWKKQEQLEMDKDFMESCKKQELETMYPEFWNQESAFHKLRHEFVYKICPTKTPERLKGVKMHEYSVVQALLEQIETIAAENEATKVRKIVVKIGLMSGVESHLLEIAFNTFKEKTVCDGAELIVNIQPLTIECNNCGNISELEKIDYCCQNCESIDVQVIDGEDMFLMSLEME, via the coding sequence ATGAAAATTTTACTCCTTGTAACTGCGTTTAATTCATTATCTCAGGCTGTATATACAAGGTTAAAAGATGACGGGCATAAATTGAATGTAGTATTTGGCATTCATAGAGAGCAGATGATTCAAGAGGTTTTGGAATTTGAACCTGAGTTGATTTTAGCACCTTATTTAAAAGCTTTTATACCTGAAGAAATTTATAAAAGATATTCAACATATATTTTTCATCCGGGTCCCATTGGGGATAGGGGACCAAATTCTTTGGAATATGCATTGAAAAGTCATACAAAAGAGTGGGGTGTTGTGCTTCTTCGGGCAAATGCTTTGTATGATGGAGGAGATATTGTAGCCTACTCTGATTTTAGCGTTCGAGAAACTTATAAAGCTTCATTATATCGTCAAGAAGTGGTATCTGCATCTCTTAAAGCTCTTGAAATTTTTTTGTCTAAACCAGTGCAGATACTACAATTATTAAATCCTATTCATAAAAAATATACTACGGTAATGCGAACAATTAACTGGCAGGAAGACTCTACATCCATAATTATAGATAAGATTAACCTTAGTGATAGTTTTCCCGGTGTTCTTGATGAACTTTGTGGAGTGCGATGCTACCTGTATGGTGTTCATAAAGAAGATAAATTGCGAGGAAATCTTAAAGAAATACTTGCTAAACGAGATGGTGCCGTATGTATAGGTACAAAAGATGGAGCTGTCTGGATTAGCCATTTAAAAGAACCGCATCGTTTTAAACTGCCGGCAACATATGTTTTAAAAGAAAAAATAGCAGGCATAAAAGAGTTAAGAATACCTTTGATTTTTGATAAATCATATAATACTTTTTATGAAATAAGTGTAGAACAAAAAGGGAAAGTGACGTATCTGAATTTCAATTTTCATAACGGAGCAATGAGTTCGGAGCAATGTATGCGGTTAAAGTATGCTTTTGAATATTTAAAAGAAGAAAGTGAAGTTATTGTACTTTGTGGCGGTTTAGATTTTTTTTCTAATGGTATTCACCTTAATATTCTGGAAGATTCAAAAAAACAGGGTGAAGACGGTTGGAGTAATATTAATGCTATGAATGACTTGATAAAGTCAATTTTAGAAGCGGATGAAGTTGCAACAGTGGCATCTTTAGCTCAAAATGCAGGGGCAGGTGGTGTATTTCTTGCTTTGGCATGTGATTATGTCGTTGCAAAAGAGAGTGTAGTTTTGAATCCACACTATAAAACACTGGGATTAAGCGGAAGTGAATATCATACCTATACTTTACCAAAAAGAGTTGGACAAGAAATGGCTAAACAACTTTTAAATGATGCTTTACCGATATCTGTTAATTATGCAAAAAAAATAGCTATGGTAGATGAAGTTTTTTCAGAAAATAGCTATTATAAGAATTTGCATGATTTTACAGCTTCTTTATATAGTGAAGATTTTATTTGGAAAAAGCAGGAACAACTTGAGATGGACAAGGATTTTATGGAATCTTGCAAAAAACAGGAACTTGAAACTATGTACCCTGAGTTTTGGAATCAAGAGAGTGCATTTCATAAATTGCGTCATGAGTTTGTATATAAAATATGTCCGACAAAAACACCCGAGAGACTAAAAGGAGTCAAAATGCATGAGTATAGTGTTGTTCAAGCCTTACTGGAACAAATTGAAACAATAGCAGCAGAGAATGAAGCTACAAAGGTTCGCAAAATTGTTGTAAAAATTGGACTTATGAGTGGCGTAGAATCACACTTACTTGAGATAGCATTTAACACTTTTAAGGAAAAAACAGTTTGTGATGGAGCTGAATTGATTGTGAATATACAACCTTTGACGATTGAATGTAATAATTGCGGAAATATCAGTGAGCTCGAAAAAATAGACTATTGTTGTCAAAATTGTGAATCTATAGATGTACAAGTAATTGACGGAGAAGATATGTTTCTCATGAGTTTGGAAATGGAATAA
- the hypE gene encoding hydrogenase expression/formation protein HypE, whose amino-acid sequence MNKQVTLAMGNGGEENNELITKIFYKAFKNEILEKSEDAAVIHNGKLAFSTDSFTVSPLFFPGGDIGKLAICGTCNDLAMMGAQPKYLTCSVIIEEGFSTRELEKIVRSMKKELEDNGAVVVGGDTKVVPRGSVDKIFINTTGIGEIKKKDISSNNISKDDVILVSRDVGRHGATIFAAREGIELTSELKSDCASLTHQVQALIEAGVNITALRDATRGGVSAVLNEWAKQSKICIEVQEDALPVSEEVRGICEMLGFEAVNLANEGTFVLAIKKEDEDKALNVLHEFENSNNAVKIANVSDMYTGKVVLLSSYGTKRFLDTPTGELLPRIC is encoded by the coding sequence ATGAATAAACAAGTAACTTTAGCTATGGGAAACGGTGGAGAAGAGAATAATGAACTTATTACCAAAATTTTTTATAAAGCTTTTAAAAATGAAATTTTAGAAAAAAGCGAAGATGCAGCCGTTATACATAACGGAAAGCTCGCATTTAGCACAGACAGTTTTACTGTAAGTCCTCTATTTTTCCCCGGTGGAGACATAGGAAAACTTGCTATTTGCGGTACATGCAATGATTTGGCCATGATGGGTGCACAACCGAAGTACCTTACATGTAGCGTTATTATAGAAGAAGGGTTTTCTACTAGAGAACTTGAAAAAATTGTTCGCAGTATGAAAAAAGAGCTTGAAGATAATGGTGCTGTTGTTGTAGGCGGAGATACCAAGGTAGTTCCTCGTGGCAGTGTCGATAAAATTTTTATAAATACTACCGGTATTGGAGAAATTAAAAAAAAAGATATAAGTTCAAACAATATCAGCAAAGATGATGTCATCTTGGTCAGCCGGGATGTAGGTCGTCACGGTGCTACTATTTTTGCAGCACGTGAAGGCATCGAACTGACATCAGAGCTAAAGAGTGATTGTGCTTCGCTGACACATCAAGTGCAGGCTCTTATAGAAGCTGGGGTAAATATTACTGCATTGCGTGATGCTACAAGAGGCGGTGTCAGTGCCGTACTTAACGAATGGGCTAAACAATCAAAAATATGTATAGAGGTCCAAGAAGATGCTCTCCCTGTATCAGAAGAAGTTAGGGGCATTTGTGAAATGCTCGGTTTTGAAGCGGTAAATCTTGCAAATGAAGGAACTTTTGTTTTAGCGATAAAAAAAGAGGATGAAGACAAAGCCCTCAATGTATTACATGAATTTGAAAATTCAAATAATGCAGTAAAAATTGCTAATGTAAGTGATATGTATACCGGTAAAGTAGTTTTATTAAGCTCTTATGGTACAAAAAGATTTTTAGATACACCGACAGGTGAATTGTTACCGAGAATTTGCTAG
- the hypD gene encoding hydrogenase formation protein HypD codes for MNELQLKDLYEGFRNPEVIQGFAKLINTEAKQLPRPINIMEVCGGHTHSIMKFGLLQLLPQNINFIHGPGCPVCIMPKERIDHAYILAQQEDTILVTLGDMIKVPGSKGSLQDARAKGADVRFVYSPLDTLKIAEENPDKKIIFFAIGFETTTPMTTSFIDIVLKRGIKNIFFHINHVTVPEVMVELIDSRDEHVDSYNNAIDAFLGPSHVSVITGSKIYEKFPKEYHRPVVVAGFEPVDIMEAILMIVCQFNEGRCELEVEYKRLVSHDGNLKAQALIGKYFEKASLFKWRGLGNVPDSGYKLRFEFSEIDAEKIYADILPREEIEDHKLCICGDILRGMAKPHECTIFGTACKPSTPLGSCMVSSEGACAAYYKYGNLL; via the coding sequence ATGAATGAATTACAGCTAAAAGACTTATATGAGGGGTTTCGTAATCCAGAAGTAATCCAAGGTTTTGCAAAACTCATTAATACAGAGGCCAAACAACTGCCTCGTCCTATAAATATCATGGAAGTTTGCGGAGGTCACACTCACTCCATTATGAAATTTGGTCTTCTTCAGCTATTACCACAAAATATTAACTTTATACATGGCCCTGGATGTCCTGTTTGTATTATGCCAAAAGAGAGAATTGATCATGCATATATTTTGGCCCAACAAGAGGATACAATACTTGTAACACTGGGAGATATGATTAAAGTCCCAGGCAGTAAAGGAAGCTTACAGGATGCCAGAGCTAAAGGTGCTGATGTTCGTTTTGTTTACTCACCATTAGATACTCTTAAAATTGCAGAGGAAAATCCGGATAAAAAAATAATATTTTTTGCAATAGGATTTGAAACTACTACACCTATGACAACATCTTTTATAGATATTGTTTTAAAACGCGGTATTAAAAATATATTTTTTCATATTAATCATGTAACAGTACCCGAAGTGATGGTTGAACTTATTGATAGTAGAGATGAACATGTAGACAGTTATAATAACGCAATTGATGCTTTTTTGGGTCCATCACATGTAAGTGTTATTACCGGAAGTAAAATTTATGAAAAATTTCCAAAAGAGTATCATCGGCCAGTAGTTGTTGCCGGTTTTGAACCTGTGGATATTATGGAAGCTATTCTTATGATTGTTTGCCAGTTTAATGAGGGCAGATGTGAATTAGAAGTTGAATATAAACGACTTGTTTCACATGATGGAAACTTAAAAGCACAGGCATTGATAGGGAAATACTTTGAAAAAGCCTCACTCTTTAAGTGGCGTGGACTTGGTAATGTGCCTGACAGTGGGTACAAACTTCGTTTTGAGTTCTCTGAAATAGATGCTGAAAAGATATATGCAGATATTTTACCGCGTGAAGAGATAGAAGATCATAAGCTTTGTATATGTGGTGATATCTTGCGCGGAATGGCAAAACCGCATGAGTGTACAATTTTTGGTACAGCATGTAAACCATCAACTCCGCTTGGTTCATGTATGGTAAGTAGTGAAGGTGCCTGTGCTGCTTATTATAAATATGGGAATTTATTATGA
- a CDS encoding HypC/HybG/HupF family hydrogenase formation chaperone, producing MCLSIPSKVVELDLERNIAIVDTMGVKREAGLELMEEGAVEIGDYVLLHIGFIMNKIDEEDALESLKVYNEILEKLNEEEDDICSNRGA from the coding sequence ATGTGTCTTTCTATACCGAGCAAAGTGGTGGAACTGGATTTAGAGAGAAATATTGCAATTGTTGATACAATGGGCGTAAAGCGTGAAGCTGGTTTGGAACTTATGGAAGAGGGTGCTGTTGAGATCGGTGATTATGTCTTACTTCATATCGGATTTATTATGAACAAGATCGATGAAGAAGATGCTCTAGAGTCTCTAAAAGTATATAATGAAATTCTTGAAAAACTTAATGAAGAAGAGGATGATATTTGCTCAAATAGAGGTGCATAA
- the hypB gene encoding hydrogenase nickel incorporation protein HypB has protein sequence MCADCGCSIAGTTLGTDHHDHEHHHSHQHQAAHETLHHNPQLNDTKTINVITKILDKNNQEAVHNRAHLDNHNVLSINLMSSPGSGKTTLLENMAEMAGFKFGVIEGDLETSRDADRIKSKGIPAYQIQTGSACHLDAFMVHKGLHDMPLDEIDVCFIENVGNLVCPASYDVGSHLNIVLVSVPEGSDKIEKYPVMFRQADLVLITKTDLLPYFDYDLKHEKKEARKIKPGVDILEINIKDKSSIQQVIDWIEFKRKMRS, from the coding sequence ATGTGTGCAGATTGTGGATGCAGTATAGCAGGAACAACTTTAGGAACTGATCATCACGACCATGAACATCATCATTCTCATCAACATCAGGCAGCACATGAAACGCTGCATCATAATCCTCAGTTAAATGATACAAAAACAATAAATGTGATTACAAAAATATTGGACAAGAATAATCAAGAAGCAGTACATAATCGTGCACATTTGGACAATCATAATGTTTTGAGTATTAACCTTATGAGTAGTCCTGGCAGCGGCAAGACAACACTTTTGGAAAATATGGCAGAGATGGCAGGTTTTAAATTTGGTGTTATTGAAGGAGATTTGGAAACTTCCAGGGATGCAGACAGAATTAAATCTAAGGGAATTCCCGCATACCAAATACAGACGGGTTCGGCGTGCCATTTAGATGCATTTATGGTGCACAAAGGTCTACATGATATGCCTTTGGATGAGATCGATGTATGTTTCATTGAAAATGTAGGCAACCTTGTATGCCCTGCAAGTTACGATGTTGGCAGTCATTTAAATATAGTACTGGTTTCTGTCCCTGAAGGAAGTGATAAGATAGAAAAGTACCCGGTAATGTTTCGTCAGGCCGACTTAGTTTTGATAACAAAGACAGATTTACTTCCATATTTTGATTATGATTTAAAACATGAGAAAAAAGAGGCTCGTAAAATAAAACCGGGCGTAGATATACTTGAAATAAACATCAAAGATAAAAGTTCAATCCAACAAGTTATTGATTGGATAGAATTCAAAAGAAAGATGAGGAGTTAG